In Pseudomonas rhizosphaerae, one DNA window encodes the following:
- the purN gene encoding phosphoribosylglycinamide formyltransferase — protein MPSTCNVVVLLSGTGSNLQALLDSLQADNPVRIVAVISNRADALGLQRARDAGIEARVLEHQGFAGREAFDAALTDLIDQYHPHLVVLAGFMRILSPSFVRHYHGRLLNIHPSLLPRYKGLHTHRRALEAGDAEHGCSVHFVTEELDGGPLVVQAVIPVQSSDTPDTLAHRVHAQEHQIYPLAVRWFAEGRVCLGDHGALLDGQPLPACGHLIRP, from the coding sequence ATGCCTTCGACTTGCAACGTGGTGGTGTTGCTTTCGGGCACCGGCAGTAACCTGCAGGCCTTGCTCGACAGCCTGCAGGCAGACAACCCCGTTCGTATCGTCGCGGTGATTTCCAACCGCGCCGATGCCCTCGGCCTGCAGCGCGCCCGCGATGCAGGTATCGAAGCTCGGGTGCTGGAACATCAAGGTTTCGCCGGCCGCGAAGCCTTCGATGCCGCCCTGACCGACCTGATCGACCAGTACCACCCGCACCTGGTGGTCCTGGCAGGCTTCATGCGCATCCTCAGCCCGTCCTTCGTTCGCCACTACCATGGCCGCCTGCTCAACATCCATCCGTCCTTGCTGCCCCGCTACAAAGGCCTGCACACCCACCGCCGCGCACTCGAAGCGGGCGATGCCGAACACGGCTGCAGCGTGCACTTCGTCACCGAGGAACTCGATGGCGGACCACTGGTCGTACAGGCAGTGATTCCGGTACAGTCGAGCGATACGCCAGACACCCTGGCGCACCGAGTGCATGCCCAGGAACACCAGATCTACCCGCTGGCAGTGCGCTGGTTTGCCGAAGGCCGTGTGTGCCTCGGCGACCACGGTGCACTGCTCGATGGCCAGCCGCTGCCGGCTTGTGGCCATTTGATTCGACCCTAG
- the purM gene encoding phosphoribosylformylglycinamidine cyclo-ligase, whose translation MSNKPSVSYKDAGVDIDAGEALVERIKGVAKRTARPEVMGGLGGFGALCEIPAGYKQPVLVSGTDGVGTKLRLALNLNRHESIGIDLVAMCVNDLVVCGAEPLFFLDYYATGKLNVDTAATVVTGIGAGCELAGCSLVGGETAEMPGMYEGEDYDLAGFCVGVVEKADIIDGSKVANGDALIALPSSGPHSNGYSLIRKIIEVAGADIENVQLDGKPLTDLLMAPTRIYVKPLLQLIKDTGAVKAMAHITGGGLLDNIPRVLPKGAQAVVDVASWQRPAVFDWLQQQGNVDEHEMHRVLNCGVGMVICVAQADVEKTLASLRAAGEQPWVIGDITDAAEGAAQVELKNLKAH comes from the coding sequence ATGAGCAATAAACCCTCCGTGAGCTACAAGGACGCCGGTGTAGACATCGACGCCGGTGAAGCATTGGTCGAACGCATCAAAGGCGTTGCCAAGCGTACCGCGCGCCCCGAGGTCATGGGCGGCCTGGGCGGTTTTGGTGCCTTGTGCGAAATCCCGGCCGGCTACAAGCAGCCCGTGCTGGTGTCGGGCACCGACGGCGTGGGCACCAAGCTGCGCCTGGCGCTGAACCTCAATCGCCATGAAAGCATCGGCATCGACCTGGTCGCCATGTGCGTCAACGACCTGGTGGTGTGTGGCGCCGAGCCGCTGTTCTTCCTCGACTACTACGCCACCGGCAAGCTCAACGTCGACACCGCCGCCACCGTGGTCACCGGCATCGGCGCCGGCTGCGAACTGGCCGGCTGCTCGCTGGTGGGTGGCGAGACCGCCGAGATGCCCGGCATGTACGAAGGCGAAGACTACGACCTGGCCGGCTTCTGTGTCGGTGTGGTCGAGAAGGCCGACATCATCGACGGCAGCAAGGTCGCCAACGGCGATGCGCTGATCGCCCTGCCCTCCTCGGGCCCGCACTCGAACGGCTACTCGCTGATCCGCAAGATCATCGAAGTCGCCGGTGCCGACATCGAGAACGTCCAGCTCGACGGCAAGCCGTTGACCGACCTGCTCATGGCGCCGACGCGCATCTACGTCAAGCCGCTGCTGCAACTGATCAAGGACACCGGTGCGGTCAAGGCCATGGCCCACATCACCGGTGGCGGCCTGCTCGACAACATCCCGCGCGTTCTGCCCAAGGGTGCCCAGGCCGTGGTCGACGTCGCCAGCTGGCAGCGTCCTGCGGTGTTCGACTGGCTGCAGCAGCAGGGCAACGTCGATGAGCACGAAATGCACCGCGTGCTGAACTGCGGCGTTGGCATGGTCATCTGCGTGGCCCAGGCCGACGTCGAAAAAACCCTGGCCTCCCTGCGCGCAGCCGGCGAGCAACCGTGGGTCATCGGCGACATCACCGACGCCGCCGAAGGCGCCGCTCAGGTCGAACTGAAGAACCTCAAGGCTCACTGA
- a CDS encoding DUF2066 domain-containing protein, whose amino-acid sequence MRLRHYLLATCITLSSVPLHAETISNLYQVREPVASQTPEERTQATQRALETLVLRLTGDAKAIANPGLASVRQDPQQIISQYGYDAGPPESLQVDFDIASTDNALRSAGLPTWGSNRPSILGWWLSDSVEGSSLVGDGQSAAEPLRRAAQHRGLPLRLPLADLGEQGVGTAQNIEASDPAALRGASERYGADALLAVHAREEEGKWSGTWRLWLGSQREQGKAEGADQAALADAVLLAVSQRLATRFVAKPGASTEMTLAVEGMNLERYAQMGRLLESYGARVRTVYGDKVVYRVTGSAEQLRAQLGLAKLQEVPYQAPAVPVDAQAIPGAPAPAPQPAPQPAPDLSFRW is encoded by the coding sequence ATGCGTCTGCGCCACTACCTGCTAGCCACCTGCATCACCTTGTCGAGCGTGCCGCTTCACGCCGAAACCATCAGCAACCTGTATCAGGTGCGCGAGCCCGTGGCCAGCCAGACGCCCGAGGAACGTACCCAGGCCACCCAGCGTGCGCTGGAGACCCTGGTGCTGCGCCTGACCGGCGATGCCAAGGCGATTGCCAACCCTGGTCTGGCCAGCGTGCGCCAGGATCCGCAGCAGATCATCAGTCAGTACGGCTACGATGCCGGCCCACCGGAGTCGCTGCAGGTCGATTTCGACATTGCCAGTACCGACAATGCATTGCGTTCGGCCGGCCTGCCGACCTGGGGCAGCAACCGCCCCTCGATCCTGGGCTGGTGGTTGAGCGACAGCGTCGAGGGTAGCAGCCTGGTCGGCGACGGGCAGTCCGCCGCCGAGCCGCTGCGCCGCGCGGCCCAGCATCGCGGCCTGCCGTTGCGTCTACCCCTGGCCGACCTTGGCGAGCAGGGCGTCGGCACTGCACAGAACATCGAAGCCAGCGACCCGGCAGCGCTGCGTGGCGCATCCGAGCGCTATGGCGCCGACGCCCTGTTGGCCGTGCATGCCCGCGAAGAAGAGGGCAAGTGGTCGGGCACCTGGCGCCTGTGGCTGGGCAGCCAGCGCGAACAGGGCAAGGCCGAGGGCGCCGATCAGGCCGCCCTGGCCGACGCCGTGTTGCTGGCTGTCAGCCAGCGCCTGGCCACGCGTTTCGTCGCCAAGCCTGGCGCCAGTACGGAAATGACCCTCGCGGTGGAAGGCATGAACCTGGAGCGTTACGCACAGATGGGCCGCCTGCTTGAATCCTACGGTGCGCGCGTGCGGACCGTGTACGGCGACAAGGTGGTCTATCGCGTGACTGGCAGTGCCGAGCAGCTGCGCGCCCAACTGGGTCTGGCCAAGCTTCAGGAAGTGCCGTACCAGGCGCCCGCTGTGCCGGTCGATGCCCAGGCCATTCCTGGGGCACCGGCGCCCGCGCCGCAGCCAGCCCCTCAGCCAGCGCCGGACCTGAGCTTTCGCTGGTAG
- a CDS encoding AI-2E family transporter: MTDMRRWFWLGAVLLLCVFLYVLHPILSPFLVGILLAYLADPLVDKLEKWKLSRTWGVVVVFALFTLLLVLALLVLIPMLAKQLVSLYQMAPQMLDWLQHTALPWVQTRLGLAEGFWKFDQIKAAISSHMGQTTDVVGVILSQATASGLALMAWLANFVLIPVVAFYLLRDWDLMMAKIRSLLPRQREGQIVRLAGECHEVLGAFVRGQLLVMLALGVIYATGLMLVGLQLGLLIGVVAGLAAIVPYMGFVIGIGSAIIAGLFQFGLDPFHLIAIVAVFMIGQALEGMVLTPLLVGDRIGLHPVAVIFAILAGGELFGFTGVLLALPVAAVIMVLVRHMHDLYKDSNIYAGSEDPDL, from the coding sequence ATGACTGATATGCGCCGTTGGTTCTGGCTGGGGGCCGTGCTGCTGCTCTGCGTCTTCCTCTATGTGCTGCATCCGATTCTCTCGCCATTCCTGGTGGGTATCCTGCTGGCCTACCTGGCCGATCCCCTGGTCGACAAGCTGGAAAAATGGAAGCTGTCGCGCACCTGGGGTGTGGTGGTGGTGTTCGCCCTGTTCACGTTGCTGTTGGTGCTGGCGTTGCTGGTGCTGATTCCCATGCTCGCCAAGCAGTTGGTCAGCCTCTACCAGATGGCCCCGCAGATGCTCGACTGGCTGCAGCACACGGCGCTGCCTTGGGTGCAGACCCGGCTGGGCCTGGCCGAAGGGTTCTGGAAATTCGACCAGATCAAGGCTGCGATCAGCAGCCACATGGGGCAGACCACCGATGTGGTCGGTGTGATCCTGTCCCAGGCCACCGCGTCGGGCCTGGCGTTGATGGCCTGGCTGGCCAACTTCGTGTTGATCCCGGTGGTGGCGTTCTATCTGCTGCGCGACTGGGACCTGATGATGGCGAAGATCCGCAGCCTGCTGCCGCGCCAGCGTGAAGGGCAGATCGTGCGACTGGCCGGCGAATGTCACGAAGTGCTGGGCGCCTTCGTGCGCGGGCAATTGCTGGTGATGCTGGCCCTGGGGGTCATCTATGCCACCGGGTTGATGCTGGTAGGCCTGCAGTTGGGCCTGCTGATCGGCGTCGTGGCGGGGCTGGCGGCCATCGTGCCGTACATGGGCTTCGTCATCGGCATCGGTTCGGCGATCATCGCCGGACTGTTCCAGTTCGGCCTGGACCCTTTCCACCTGATCGCCATCGTCGCCGTATTCATGATCGGTCAGGCGCTGGAGGGGATGGTCCTAACGCCCCTGCTGGTCGGCGACCGCATCGGCCTGCATCCGGTGGCGGTGATCTTCGCCATCCTCGCCGGCGGCGAGCTGTTCGGTTTCACCGGCGTGCTGTTGGCGCTGCCGGTAGCGGCAGTGATCATGGTGTTGGTACGGCACATGCACGACCTGTACAAGGACTCGAACATCTATGCCGGGTCCGAGGATCCGGACCTGTGA
- the hda gene encoding DnaA regulatory inactivator Hda, which produces MKPIQLPLGVRLRDDATFINYYPGANAAALGYVERLCEADAGWTESLIYLWGKHGVGRTHLLHAACLRFEQLGEPAVYLPLAELLDRGVGILDDLAQYELVCLDDLQVVAGKPEWEEALFHLFNRLRDSGRRLLIAASHSPRELPVKLADLKSRLTLALIFQMRPLSDEDKLRALQLRASRRGLHLTDEVGHFILTRGTRSMSALFELLERLDQASLQAQRKLTIPFLKETLGW; this is translated from the coding sequence ATGAAACCGATTCAGCTGCCCCTTGGTGTGCGTCTGCGGGATGACGCCACCTTCATCAATTACTATCCAGGCGCCAATGCCGCGGCACTCGGCTACGTCGAGCGTCTGTGCGAAGCCGACGCTGGCTGGACCGAAAGCCTCATCTACCTGTGGGGCAAGCATGGGGTAGGGCGCACCCATTTGTTGCACGCCGCCTGTCTGCGCTTCGAGCAGTTGGGCGAACCGGCGGTCTACCTGCCGCTGGCCGAGTTGCTCGACCGCGGCGTCGGCATTCTCGATGATCTGGCCCAGTATGAGTTGGTATGCCTGGACGACTTGCAGGTGGTGGCCGGCAAGCCGGAGTGGGAAGAAGCCCTGTTTCACTTGTTCAATCGCCTGCGCGACAGCGGTCGCCGCCTGCTGATCGCCGCCTCCCATTCGCCACGCGAACTGCCGGTGAAACTGGCCGATCTGAAGTCTCGCCTGACCCTGGCCCTGATCTTCCAGATGCGACCGCTGTCCGACGAGGACAAGCTGCGCGCCCTGCAATTGCGTGCATCGCGTCGCGGCCTGCACCTGACCGACGAAGTCGGGCATTTCATCCTCACCCGCGGGACACGCAGCATGAGTGCGCTCTTCGAGCTGCTCGAACGCCTCGATCAAGCCTCGCTGCAGGCGCAGCGCAAGCTGACCATCCCCTTCCTCAAGGAAACGCTGGGCTGGTAA
- a CDS encoding C40 family peptidase, which yields MLNRLAPLVPIALLTLLVGCAAQAPVSQQQVLDPVTAVQPHQSPSKASLVFEDEIATEDELAQFDGSKAYSLPILADSILERGKSLIGTRYRFGGTDKVSGFDCSGFIGYLFREEAGMNLPRSTREMINVKAPLVARNKLKPGDLLFFSTNGRGRVSHAGIYLGDDQFIHSSSRRSGGVRVDSLGDSYWSKTFIEAKRALAMAPATMISSK from the coding sequence ATGCTCAATCGCTTAGCACCCCTCGTGCCCATCGCACTGTTGACCTTGCTGGTCGGTTGCGCGGCGCAAGCGCCGGTCTCCCAGCAGCAGGTTCTGGACCCGGTTACCGCAGTCCAGCCGCATCAATCCCCCTCGAAAGCCTCGCTGGTTTTCGAAGATGAAATCGCCACCGAAGACGAACTCGCCCAGTTCGACGGCAGCAAGGCCTACAGCCTGCCGATCCTGGCCGACAGCATTCTGGAACGTGGCAAATCCCTGATCGGCACCCGCTACCGTTTCGGTGGTACCGACAAGGTTTCCGGTTTCGATTGCAGCGGTTTCATCGGTTATCTGTTTCGCGAAGAGGCCGGCATGAACCTGCCGCGTTCCACTCGTGAGATGATCAACGTCAAGGCGCCTCTGGTCGCTCGCAACAAGCTCAAGCCCGGTGACCTGCTGTTCTTCAGCACCAATGGTCGCGGTCGCGTCAGCCATGCGGGTATCTACCTGGGCGACGACCAGTTCATCCACTCCAGCAGCCGCCGCAGCGGTGGCGTGCGTGTCGACAGCCTGGGCGACAGCTACTGGAGCAAGACCTTCATCGAGGCCAAGCGGGCCTTGGCCATGGCGCCCGCCACGATGATCTCGAGCAAATAG
- a CDS encoding C40 family peptidase: protein MSTQARVLASIAMAVFLAGCASAPPAKVVRPKVINPIVMNPNNDMVGAADDVLFRALGLVGTPYRWGGNTPDSGFDCSGLISFVYRDAAGIALPRSTREMIVMRSPDVDQSHLQSGDLVFFATSGGSQVSHAGIYVGEGRFVHAPSSGGTVKLDYLNKPYWQKAYLNAKRVLQPGQLARNP from the coding sequence ATGTCTACCCAGGCACGCGTTCTCGCTTCAATCGCAATGGCCGTCTTTCTTGCCGGCTGCGCCAGTGCGCCTCCCGCCAAGGTGGTGAGACCCAAGGTCATCAACCCAATCGTCATGAACCCCAACAACGACATGGTCGGCGCTGCCGATGACGTGCTGTTCCGGGCGCTGGGGTTGGTGGGTACACCGTACCGCTGGGGCGGCAATACGCCCGACTCGGGTTTCGACTGCAGTGGCTTGATCAGCTTCGTCTACCGTGACGCCGCCGGCATTGCCTTGCCCCGCTCGACGCGGGAAATGATCGTCATGCGTTCGCCCGATGTCGACCAGTCGCACCTGCAATCGGGCGATCTGGTGTTTTTCGCCACCAGCGGCGGCTCCCAGGTCAGCCATGCGGGGATCTATGTGGGTGAGGGACGTTTCGTGCACGCGCCGTCGAGTGGCGGTACGGTCAAGCTTGATTACCTGAACAAGCCCTATTGGCAGAAAGCTTATCTGAACGCCAAGCGGGTGCTGCAACCTGGCCAATTGGCCCGCAACCCGTGA